DNA sequence from the Candidatus Hydrogenedentota bacterium genome:
GCAACGCGCGCCGACGCACGTGAGGCATGGGACGCGGGGGAGGAAGCGTTGCGCGCAGGCCGTGTCGGCTTGTTGCTGGTCGCGGGCGGCCAGGGAACGCGTCTCGGGTTCGATGGCCCGAAGGGGTCCTACCCAATCGGGCCCATTTCGAAGCGTTCGCTGTTCGCGTTTCACGCTGAGAAGATTGTCAACATTCAGAATCGCTATGGTTGCGTCCTGCCGTGGTACATCATGGTCAGCGACGCGAACGAAGCGGCGACGCGCCAGTTCTTTCACGCGCACAACTACTTCGGATTGCGCGAGCGCGACGTTACGTTCTTCACGCAGCGCATGGTGCCGTGCATGGACGCCGATGGAAAGTTCATGTTGGAGGAGCGCCACGCGCTGGCGATGAACCCCAACGGGCACGGCGGGACCATCCCCGCGATTGTCGAGAAGGGCATTGCGCGCGACGCACACGGGCGTGGCGTTGACACCCTGAGCTACTTTCAGGTCGACAACTGGGCGCTCAAGGTGGCCGACCCGTATTTCATCGGATATCACGTGCTCCGCGGCGGGGAGATGTCCTCGAAGATTCACCGTAAGACCGAGCCGCGCGAGTCGGTCGGCGTGCATTGTATCTGTGACGGACAGTACCGAACGATCGAATACAGCGAGCTGGACATCTATCCGCAGTTACTTAATGTCGACGCAGACGGAAAGCCGGTGTATTACGCGGGCAACCCCGCGATTCATATTCTGTCGGTCGGCTTTGTCGAACGGGTTTATGCCAATTTCCGCGAGTTCCCCTGGCACCGCGCGCACAAAAGGATTCCGTTCGTCGATGCGTCGGGAGTGCTGGTAAAGCCGGATATACCGAACGGCTACAAATTCGAGACCTTTGTGTTCGACGCCCTGCGCTTCACCAGGCACGCTCCAATCGCGCTCGAAATCGAGCGGGCCGGTGAATACACACCCATAAAGCAGTTCAGCGGCGACAACAGCGTGGAAGAAGCATGGCGTGCGATGCGTGACTATTGGGCCGGCTGGATCGAGGCAGCGGGCCATCGCATCACGCGCGACGCAAAAGGTCATGTCGCCGTCGCTATCGAGATCAGCCCGCAATTCGCGTTGTCGAAAGAGGAATTTGTCGAAAAGGCGCGTGGCGCGACGCTGCCGGCAGGCTCGGACATCTGCATTTTGCCAGACGGGTCCCTGCAATAACTGCTATCCCGAATGATTCGATCCGTCCCGGCCGGGCGTGTATCGTCACTGCCCCAATGCATTCTATCGAGACACCGCGGCTCCGGCTTCAGCTTGTCACGCTCGAGTTGTTCGACCTCTGCATCGAGGGGAATCAACGCGATGCAGAGCGCTGCGCAGGCGTGTTCATGTGCGACGATTGGATGCGCGATGTCGCGTACCTGAAGCGGCGCCGTGACCAGTTGGCAGCCGATCCGTCCTACATGCCGTGGTGTGTGCGCATGATCGTGCTCAAGGAAACGAATTCGGTCATTGGACAAATAGGCTTTCACACGCCTCCCGCCCCGCCGGAACTGCGTGCGATCGCCCCCGGCGGCATCGAGTTTGGGTATCGCATATACGTTCCCCATCGTCGGAACGGATACGCAAGGGAAGCCGCGGTGGGTATGATGCGGTGGGCTTCGATGGAACGGGGAATCGACTCGTTTGTTGTGTCCATCTCTCCAGACAATGCCGCATCGCAAGCGCTGGCACGATCCCTCGCGTTTGTGAAGGTAGGTCAACAATTGGATGACGTGGACGGCATCGAAGATGTACTGGTACTCAATGGCCCGGCGCTGCGCAGGGCCATCGCTTCCTGAACTACCTGGTTTCTGTCGCCCGCGGATCGCCAGCCGCTGAAACGACGGATTCGGACAATGGGAATGGCCCTGGGAATGTCGCTCGCTCGAACTTCCAACTCAAATACATGACCCATGCGAACCCGTCGTGAGGGCGTTCCATAAGCACGGGGATGCGCGACAGCGCCGCCGGGTCTACGCTCGGGATTACGCCGTCCGCCACCAACGTCTCGCCCAGTTTATTGTGCAGGCGGTAGAGCTTTGACGATCCCAGCGTGCCTTTCCCCTTGTCGACCGGAATGTTTCCCTCGAGCGAAACCCCGCGCCGCACTGCATCCACCAAAGTCTGAAACTCAACTTCGTTCGTGACGGCATACCCGAAGTAGATGTACGTCGAAGCTATTGGGTCTACAGGCGCGAGCGTGTAGGCGGCATTGTTATTAATGTTACTCAGCACCATCGCGGCTATCGGTTCGGTTGTATCGGACCTGTACGGCGGGGCGATCGTATATCCACGCGGTATTTCGCCGAGCGGCAGCGCGAACGCGCGGGTCTGCGCGTCCAACTGCGGCCAGACGCCGTCGTGGGTTTGGGCGTAGGCACGCGGCAGGAGAGAGATTCGATGGAACCGGCTGCCGGCGTCTTGAAGCGGTTTGGTCGCGAGGCGCTGCCGGTGCGCAAAATGGAACGCAACCGCAAACGCGGCAAGCAATGCAACACACAGGGCGACTCGGGCGGTGGGGCGTTGCGGCGTGTCGCTCATGCGCGCACCATCACGCCACGCTTTTCGAGGAACTTCGCGAAAACCCCCAACGCAGCAATCGGTAGAATGCCTACCAGGAACAAAGCGATCAGCGGTTCCGCAATCAAGAGTTCTTTGGGTAGGAAGTTCCAGTAAATGCTGACGCCAAAGCCCCCCACCGCGAACATAAGAAGCAAGTTCTTGCCGAAACTGCTCAGAAGCGGGAAGCGGAACCCCGCGCGTCCAAACGTATAAAAGATCTCCAGCATAAATCCGCCCATATAGATCGCCTGCAATTGCAGCGACGCGGTCACGTCGTGGTGCTCGGCGGGTTGAAGCCAGTCCATGCAGTACGCGGCGATGACGGCGGCCGTGCTTACGGGCACCATACGTTGCTTAAATCCCGCCAGCGGTTCATCAGGGTCTATCACATACCATTGGCCAAAGGACGACCCGAAAATCGCAACGATGGCAAGCCCCGCCGCGCCGAAGGGGAACTTCGGCAGACCCAGGACGTCGTCGTACCACGTGTAGCGATCGAATATTGGGAACTCGAAAAGGAGCGCGTGCAGCAGGACGAGTGCGGCCGCGAACGCGGCCCGGCGGTCCGCGTTTGGAATGATCACAATAGACACGAACGCGACCAACGAGCCGAGTGCGATGGCGGAGAATGTGCCGCCGTAGAAGAAGACGGCCCACTCGGGGCTTCCGCGCTCGAGCGTGCTCAATAGAATGGAGTCCAGCCCAGCAAGCGCATACAAGACAAGTACCCGGCGGGCGGCGTAGAGAAAGGCGGACCGAGGGCCGCGCTTCGTTAATCGGCTGGTGAACGCCGCGTATCCAACGAATCCCATCACAAACACGAACAGCGCCTGCCCAACGTCGACGAACGTGATGATCGCGGGCGCGCCGTGGTAATAGTCGTATCCATGATTGAGCATCGGCGGACCGATCACCGGCTCACCGAGCACCATGTCGCCTGCAAACTCAGCCGTGCCCATCGACACAATAAGCATGATCACGACCAGGCCGCGCGCCTGATCCAGCCAGTCGTGACGCGGGTGCAATTCGCTCGACGTTGATTCTTCCACCATGGTGCACGGCCCCGTAACCCTGGCGGCATGGTATCACGCCGGGACCGAAACGCATACGCACAGACCAATCACGCATTTTTGTTCCGCGGCTTCGGAGCGGTACGATACTTCGCTTATGCCTAATCCGTCACAGAAGTATGAAAACCTCGGGCAACTGGCCGCGTCGCGCATCACGGTGGAAGCGTCGCGCGCGATGGCCGCTGCCATCCAGGAGACCGGCGGGCGCGAAGTGTTCTTCGCGGGGGTCCTCAACGCGGACCACCGCGTCGCGCAGGTCCGTGTGCTGGCCCGTGGACACGAAAGCGCGGTGCCCGCGGTATTCGACGGACTCAAGACCGGAGAGGTCGTGATACACAACCACCCGTCGGGGAATATCGCACCATCCGAAGCGGACCTGCAGCTATCGAGTATCTACGGATTTCATGGGCACGGCGTGTATATCGTCGATAACAATGCGTCGCGGGTCTACGTCGTTGTCGAGCCGTTCATTGAAGACGCGCGGCAGAAAGTGGACGTCTCCGATCTTGCGCGCGACCTCGCTCCGGGAGGGCCGCTATCCCGAGAAGTGCCGCTGTTCGAGGTGCGCCCACAGCAGGAGCGGATGATGGAAGCCGTGGCCGAGGCGTTCAACACCGACGGGATTGCCGTCGTCGAAGCGCCCACGGGAGTCGGGAAGACGTTTGCCTATTTGTTGCCCGCGATCCAATGGGCCGTGCGCAACAAGGAACGCGTTGTCGTATCGACGAAGACTATCAACCTGCAGGAACAAATCATCCACAAAGACATCCCCGTGTTGCGGCGGGCGCTTGGAGCGGAATTTAGCGCCGTGCTGGTCAAAGGGCGGAACAACTATCTTTGCTGGCGAAGATTGCAGCGTGCGCTATCCGAAGCGACTCTGTTTAGCGATGCCGATGAACAAAATGCGTTGCGCGCGATTGCGGACTGGGCGGAGAGGACGACCGACGGAAGCCTGTCCGATCTGCCATTCGTGCCTCCAAAGGACGTCTGGGGCAATGTATGCTCCGAGGCGGATTCGTGCCGGTTGTCAAATTGTCCCAATCCGAAGAAATGTTTTCTGGGCAGGGCGCGGCGCGAAGTCGCCAAGGCGGACATTCTCGTCGTCAACCACCACATGTTGTTCTCCGATCTGGCGATCAAACGCGAGGTCGGAAACTTCTCCGCGTTGGCCGTGCTGCCGTCCTACCGCCGCGCCATCATTGACGAAGCGCACAGCGTCGAAGATTCCGCGACAGAGTATTTCGGCGCGGAAGCGACGCGGGCAGGGTCGCTTGCGCTGATCGCGCGGTTCATTCGCACGGACCGCGGCCGCGAGCGAGGGCTGTTGCCGTTCCTCGCTCTCAAGCTGGTCAAGGACAAGAGCAACCTCACCATGCCTGAAATCGAGAAGATTCTCGATGTCATCGAAAACCAGTTGCAGCCCGCGCTGGCCGCGTCGCGCGACGCGTTGATTGCGGCGTTCGACGCCATCCGGCACCTGACCGCGGAACGCTGTGGGCAGATGGGCCGCGAAATCAAGTGGCGTCTGACGCAGGACGTGCTGCACGACGAGGACCTGCGCGAAATTCACGCCGTATACGTGTTGCCCGCCGTCGAGGAGGTAGCGCGATGCGCGGAGTGCGCGACGGGGCTTGCAGACTTGTTGAAGCACGCGAAGGCAGAGGACCACGTCAGCGAGCCGCCTTTCGTAACGGAACTGTATCAACTCGAAGCCTACCGGGACCGGTTGCTCAAGCTGGCCAATACGCTGGCGGAAGGTACGAGCGAAACCCTTGCGCCGAATTCGGTACGTTGGATTGAGATCGAGACAGGAAACACCAATGTCGTTCGGATCGTTCGATGCCCACTCGAGATTGCAGAGCCGCTGGCCGATTGGGTGTACGGCAATCTGCATTCGCTCGTGATGACCTCCGCGACCCTAAGTGTGCGCAGGCGGTTCGATTACTTTAACGCGCGTGTCGGGCTGGACCGCGTGCCCGAACGGACTCCGGTGGGCGTAGCCATCGATTCGCCGTTCGACTTTCAGACGCAGGCGCTGCTCTGTGTGCCCACGGATCTCGCTGCGCCGGACGAACGCGCGTTCCACGATGACACCGTCGAAAGCGTGCGCCAAATTCTAAAGATTACGAAAGGCCACGCGTTCATTCTGTTCACCTCGTTTTATGCGTTGGACTACGCCCACGGGCGCCTGGAGAAGGAGCTCAAAGCCGCGGGCATCACCGCGCTGAAACAAGGCGCCGCTGCGCGCACGCGGCTGCTCGACCGGTTTCGCAGCGACACGTCGAGCGTCCTCTTTGCGACCGACAGCTTCTGGGAAGGCGTAGACGTGCCAGGCGACGCCCTGCAGTGCGTCGTACTGACCAAGCTGCCGTTTCGGGTGCCGACCGAGCCGATTCTTCAGGCGCGGTCCGAGGCAATCGAGGAGGCCGGCGGCAATGCGTTCATGGATTTCACGGTCCCGCAAGCGGTCATAAAATTTCGTCAAGGCTTCGGCCGCCTCATTCGCCGCAAGACCGATCGCGGCGCAATCGTCGTTCTTGATCGCCGGGTGACGACAAAGCACTATGGAAAGGTATTTCTGGAGTCGCTTCCAGGAATCCGCGTCGTTTCAGGGCCAAGCGAAGGAGTGTACTTGGCCTTACGGAAATTCTTCGACGCGAAGAGCGTGTGACGACCACGGAAGGGGATTTCTGAATGAATCTCGATATCAAGATCGATATTTCCCGCGCGATGGCCGATGCCGTCGGCGAAGAACATGGCGTAACCAAAGCGGAATTGAAGGAGATCGAGCCTCGTATTGCAGAGGCGCATGCGATCCTGCGCAAGGAGCGCAACGACGGCGTTTACGGTTTCTGGGGTCTGCACGAAGACACGCCGACGCTGGCCGATGTGAAATCCACTGCGGCGGATTTCTTGAAGCGCGGGTACGAGAATTTCGTAGTGCTCGGCATCGGTGGGTCCGCGCTGGGGACAACCGCGCTTGTGACCGCGCTGCGCTCGAAGTTCTACAACCTGCTTTCAAAGCGGGCGCGCGGCAATCATCCCCGCATTTTCGTAATGGACAACATCGATCCCGACACGTTCAAGAGATTAATGAAGTTGTGCCCGCCACAAAAAACGCTCTACAACGTCATCTCGAAATCCGGCAACACCGCGGAAACCATGAGCCAACTCATGATCGCCGTCGAGGCGATCGAGAAGAAGCTCGGCAAGGGCGCGGTTAAAGACCATGTCGTGGTTACATCCAATCCACGAGGGCAGGGCGCGTCGAAAAGCCTGCTGCACCCGGTTGCGGACGAATACGATCTGAAATGCTTTGCGATGCCGCTGAACGTCGGAGGCCGTTTTTCCGTATTCTCAACAGTGGGACTGTTCCCCGCGGCGATGCTGGGCATGGACCTCGACGGCCTGTTCGAGGGCTGCGCCGCGATGGACGTCCGCTGCGCAAGGGCCGAGTTGCGCGAAAACCCGGCCTACCTCCGCGCGGCCATCCAGTACTTGTCCGATACAAAGAAGGGCAAGGTCATGTCGGTAATGATGCCGTATTCCGACGCGTTGCGCGACGTTGCGGATTGGTATTGCCAGTTGTGGGCCGAAAGCCTCGGAAAGAAGAACAGTCTCGACGGCCGCGAGGTCTACATAGGGCAGACGCCCATTAAGGCACTCGGCGCGACCGATCAGCACAGCCAGATTCAGCTTTATCGTGAAGGGCCCAACAACAAGTTGATCAACGTAATCGAAGTGGCGAAGTTCGATTCGTCCTTGAAAATCCCGAACACGCTCGCCAGCCTGGCCGAGTTGGAGTACCTGCGCGGCAAAACCATGAACAAGCTCATGGCCGCGGAACTGCACGGGACAATCGACGCGTTGACACTGAGCAAGCGGCCTGTCTCGCGCATCACGCTCCCGCGTGTCAACGAGCATACGGTCGCGCAACTTCTGTATATGCTCGAGGCCGAGACGGCGATGGCAGGCCGTTTGTACAACGTAAACACATTTGACCAGCCGGGTGTTGAAGAGGGCAAACAGATCGCGCGAAAACTAATGGGAGGGAAGGGGTGAACGACGCTCCCCTGCATCTTCCCGAATACGGCGACAGCGGAGACCTCATTGGCGCGCGCCGCATGCGCCGCGCGTTCCGCTGGGGCGTCGCGCTCGCGGTGTTCTTCACGGTGCTCATGTGGGTCACCGAAAGCTTTTGGCGCTATTCGCCTGCCGAACAGAAGTATCGCAGCGCGCTCACGCTTCTGCCGAACCAGGGCAGAAACTTGTTGCGGCAATCCGTGAAGTACGACGCCGAAGCCGTGACGCAGTCGTCGAAGTATTACGAAGCCCTCGCGGAGCGAGAGGAAGACGACCTCGTCATCTCCGCGTACGAGAACGCGAGCAAACTCGATCCGCAAAACGCCGACTTGGCGATTAAGTTCGGGTGCCAGTTGTACAAGTCACAACTGTTTGCGCGTGCGCGCGAACAATTTCGCTTGGCCGCGGAAGGCGGTACGCACAACGCCCTTGCGGTGTATCTCGAAGCGGCCGTGCTTCCCACGCTGACCCCGGACGATTTCGACGCGGAAGTAGCGCTGTCGCTTGTGAAGCAGGCGAACAGCACGGGGGACCCAGTCGCATTTCCCCGTCCGATGTGGTTTCCAGATCTTCCTCGACAGGGCCATTGGTTTGCGTTGCTTCGCCGCCAAATGACGCAGTTCTGTTCGGCGCCGTTAGAAAAATTTGCGGAGTTTGTGCTTGAGGCCTCGGAAAAAGAGTTGGCCGCGGGTCGGACCGCCAATTCTATTGCGAACCTCCAAGTCATGGAGACAATGGGCCGACGCATCGCCATGGGCGCGATCGATCAAACCACAACGGAGACCGAACTCGCCGGTGGATCGTTGCAGCTCTACCTTGGGATCCGCGTGATGTCCCTCGCGGTCGAGCAGCAAAAGCGCGTGATGACCGTGACGAGCGGCGCGCCGGACGAGAGCGCCGTTTCGCTCGCGGCGAAGCTCGAGCCGGCATTGCGAACTATCGACGAGTTCGAACGTAGCCGCCAATCGGTCATCGACGCCGAACGTAACAAATACCGGTTTCCGTGGACGCTCCTCGAATTGGCGATGGCGGTCACGTTTGCGTGTTTTGCGATCGCGTACGGAATCGGCAAAGTGCTCCGTGTCCAGGGGCCGGCGCATAGCGTGTCACATTCCACGTTCGCTCGGACAACGTGGATCGTCTGCTTCCTCGTCGAAGTGGGAATGCTGCTGCTTGTCTCTGCGCTTCAGCGCAGCTCCCACGGCGACCTGCCCGCGCAAGGCATGATTACCGTCGTATGGTACCTTGTACTTCTGGCCGGTATTCTTGTCGGCGTCGTCACGCCCGCCGTTCATGTTCCAAGCCCGGAGTCCATGCTTAAACGCATTCCCCCCGAGCAACGGCATGACTTAACCGCTGTCCGCAAACGTTACCGCGCCGTATACGCATCGCTTGTAAAGCGCTATCTCGGCGTCCAGTTCGGACTCACGCTGTGCGCGGCATGCATCTGGATCATCGCGTATCGCGTATTCGTTGGGACTTACCCGTGGATGATGCCCTTGCTGGTGACCGGCACGGAATCGGAAGAGATCGCGATGATCCGCGCCGTCCTTGCGACGCTCGGATGAGCTGAGATGTCCGCTCCGACTCCGGCCGACCTATTGGCACGGTGCGTGTCCGGTGATGATTCGGCGCGCGCGCAATTCTACGGCGACTACGTGGATGTCATTCGCAAAGCCGTCGCGCGAACGCTTCACCGTTATGGCGTGCTGGCCGATTCCGGCGATGAAATGGAAGACCTCGCAAACGAGGTGTTCGCAAAGCTCCTCGCAGACAACTGCGCGCTACTTGATCGCGTTCGTTCAGGCCGGTCGATCCAGGCGTGGCTCATTGTAATCGCGAGAAACCACGTCATCGACCATCTACGCCGCGCATCGCTACGCAATCGCGCAGCGACCACACTGATTCGCGACGTCGAGCCGGCGTATGTGCCGTCCCACGCGGTTACGGCCATTGCGGGCGAACGTATCGAAGCGGTGCGCGCCGGCGTTGCCGGCCTCGAGACCCGGGACCGACTTGCGCTCGAACTGTATTTCCTGCAGGGGCTTACTTACGCGCAGATGGCTGATATACTGCGCGAGAATGTAAATACCGTGAGCGCGCGCGTCCGGCGCGCAAAAGGCAAGTTGCGCCAAATTCTCGAACGCCAGGGAATTATCGAGCCATGATCGGTCCAATCGACGACAATACCGAACACCTGTTGGAAGCGTACGCCCGCAATCGGCTCCAAGGCGATGCGACTGCGCGAGTCGAGGCTATGATACGCGCGCAGCCGGCGCTGCTCGCCCGCGTGAACGAATTACGCGATGAAGCCAGGCAACTGTCGGGCGCGCTGCTGCATTGTGCGCGCGAAAATGCGGAGCCAATCGAGGATACGACCCTGGCGCTTCTTATCGACGACGCCCTCGACGAAATGGATCGCGCGAGTTTGGAGGCTTCGCTCGCAGGCGATCTTGCCGCGCAGGCGCGACTAGCGGCACTGTATCGCGAGGTCGCCGCAATCCGGAACGACGAGCCGCTTCCCGACGTCCAGGACATCAGCAAGCCAACCGATACCGTGCACCCATTTGAGCCGAAGCCGCAAGTGGTGACGAGGCACATCGAAGTAAACGGTCTCCTGATATCCGTTGGTCTCGTGGTGCTTTCGCTGATCGCGCCGGCTTCCATCGGTGTGCCTGTGCTCTTTGTCGCCTTGGGCATTTTCGCATGGTGGACGATGCAATCGGCCGGCACTCGCGCTTCGACGCCCGTCGCCCGCCGGAGGTCGTACGCGGGGCTGTTGCCCGCCCTGCTCGTCTTTGCCGCAGGTTTGCTTGCCGGCCCCTTGTCGTTGTGGTGTTATGTATGCAGCGCTGCGTGGTATTGGTATTGGCTCGTCCAGCGGTGGGCCCCACGAGTGTCGGATTCGTTGGCGCTTGACGTGGCTCCTGACGAGATTGACCAACAGCGAATCGGTGGCGGCAAAGGTTAACTCTTTACAACACTTCGCGCGTAACCTCTTGCCTAGACTGTGTTTGCCGCTCAAATTTGACAAAATGCGAAAACGAGCGGTATACTTATCGCAAGAAGGTGCTCATTCTGCGTAATTTGGGGTGGCTTGGGTTACGGCTTGTCTGGCAACTGGCCGGAGGTAATGCACGTGAGTGATCGCGAGCAAAAAGCGTTTACGACATTCGAAGCGGCGAAGATTTGTCACGTCACACATCACAGCATCAAGAACTGGATCAAGCAGGGCCTGATCAAAGCGTCGCGTACACCGGGCGGTCATTACCGGATTCTCGAACATGACCTCGACGCGTTTCGCGAACAGTACGACATGTTCCCGCGCGACAAAGGTGCGAACCGCAGGCGCGTGATGATCGTCGATGACGATCCCGATGCGTTGGCGCTCATGGAAAAGATTCTCACCGATGAGGGCTTCGAGCTGATCAAAGTGAGCAACGCGACCGAAGTGGGGTTAAAGGCCGCGCAGTTGTCGCCCGACTTAATTCTGCTAGACTTCCTGATGCCGGAGATTAACGGTTTCGAGGTGTGCAAGGCGCTGCGCGAGAACGAACTCACGCGCGGCACGCCAATCATGGCGGTCACCTGCCTCTCGAAGGAACAGGACATCGAACGCATCTTTTCCTGCGGTGCGG
Encoded proteins:
- a CDS encoding UDPGP type 1 family protein, which produces MTYHEASRALAQYGQDHVLRFWDSITGPQRDALLAQIETIDFDLMRRLAAEWIFNEPPPEHFATIEPVPTIPCADATRADAREAWDAGEEALRAGRVGLLLVAGGQGTRLGFDGPKGSYPIGPISKRSLFAFHAEKIVNIQNRYGCVLPWYIMVSDANEAATRQFFHAHNYFGLRERDVTFFTQRMVPCMDADGKFMLEERHALAMNPNGHGGTIPAIVEKGIARDAHGRGVDTLSYFQVDNWALKVADPYFIGYHVLRGGEMSSKIHRKTEPRESVGVHCICDGQYRTIEYSELDIYPQLLNVDADGKPVYYAGNPAIHILSVGFVERVYANFREFPWHRAHKRIPFVDASGVLVKPDIPNGYKFETFVFDALRFTRHAPIALEIERAGEYTPIKQFSGDNSVEEAWRAMRDYWAGWIEAAGHRITRDAKGHVAVAIEISPQFALSKEEFVEKARGATLPAGSDICILPDGSLQ
- a CDS encoding GNAT family N-acetyltransferase, coding for MHSIETPRLRLQLVTLELFDLCIEGNQRDAERCAGVFMCDDWMRDVAYLKRRRDQLAADPSYMPWCVRMIVLKETNSVIGQIGFHTPPAPPELRAIAPGGIEFGYRIYVPHRRNGYAREAAVGMMRWASMERGIDSFVVSISPDNAASQALARSLAFVKVGQQLDDVDGIEDVLVLNGPALRRAIAS
- a CDS encoding DEAD/DEAH box helicase, coding for MPNPSQKYENLGQLAASRITVEASRAMAAAIQETGGREVFFAGVLNADHRVAQVRVLARGHESAVPAVFDGLKTGEVVIHNHPSGNIAPSEADLQLSSIYGFHGHGVYIVDNNASRVYVVVEPFIEDARQKVDVSDLARDLAPGGPLSREVPLFEVRPQQERMMEAVAEAFNTDGIAVVEAPTGVGKTFAYLLPAIQWAVRNKERVVVSTKTINLQEQIIHKDIPVLRRALGAEFSAVLVKGRNNYLCWRRLQRALSEATLFSDADEQNALRAIADWAERTTDGSLSDLPFVPPKDVWGNVCSEADSCRLSNCPNPKKCFLGRARREVAKADILVVNHHMLFSDLAIKREVGNFSALAVLPSYRRAIIDEAHSVEDSATEYFGAEATRAGSLALIARFIRTDRGRERGLLPFLALKLVKDKSNLTMPEIEKILDVIENQLQPALAASRDALIAAFDAIRHLTAERCGQMGREIKWRLTQDVLHDEDLREIHAVYVLPAVEEVARCAECATGLADLLKHAKAEDHVSEPPFVTELYQLEAYRDRLLKLANTLAEGTSETLAPNSVRWIEIETGNTNVVRIVRCPLEIAEPLADWVYGNLHSLVMTSATLSVRRRFDYFNARVGLDRVPERTPVGVAIDSPFDFQTQALLCVPTDLAAPDERAFHDDTVESVRQILKITKGHAFILFTSFYALDYAHGRLEKELKAAGITALKQGAAARTRLLDRFRSDTSSVLFATDSFWEGVDVPGDALQCVVLTKLPFRVPTEPILQARSEAIEEAGGNAFMDFTVPQAVIKFRQGFGRLIRRKTDRGAIVVLDRRVTTKHYGKVFLESLPGIRVVSGPSEGVYLALRKFFDAKSV
- a CDS encoding glucose-6-phosphate isomerase, yielding MNLDIKIDISRAMADAVGEEHGVTKAELKEIEPRIAEAHAILRKERNDGVYGFWGLHEDTPTLADVKSTAADFLKRGYENFVVLGIGGSALGTTALVTALRSKFYNLLSKRARGNHPRIFVMDNIDPDTFKRLMKLCPPQKTLYNVISKSGNTAETMSQLMIAVEAIEKKLGKGAVKDHVVVTSNPRGQGASKSLLHPVADEYDLKCFAMPLNVGGRFSVFSTVGLFPAAMLGMDLDGLFEGCAAMDVRCARAELRENPAYLRAAIQYLSDTKKGKVMSVMMPYSDALRDVADWYCQLWAESLGKKNSLDGREVYIGQTPIKALGATDQHSQIQLYREGPNNKLINVIEVAKFDSSLKIPNTLASLAELEYLRGKTMNKLMAAELHGTIDALTLSKRPVSRITLPRVNEHTVAQLLYMLEAETAMAGRLYNVNTFDQPGVEEGKQIARKLMGGKG
- a CDS encoding RNA polymerase sigma factor — translated: MSAPTPADLLARCVSGDDSARAQFYGDYVDVIRKAVARTLHRYGVLADSGDEMEDLANEVFAKLLADNCALLDRVRSGRSIQAWLIVIARNHVIDHLRRASLRNRAATTLIRDVEPAYVPSHAVTAIAGERIEAVRAGVAGLETRDRLALELYFLQGLTYAQMADILRENVNTVSARVRRAKGKLRQILERQGIIEP
- a CDS encoding response regulator, which produces MSDREQKAFTTFEAAKICHVTHHSIKNWIKQGLIKASRTPGGHYRILEHDLDAFREQYDMFPRDKGANRRRVMIVDDDPDALALMEKILTDEGFELIKVSNATEVGLKAAQLSPDLILLDFLMPEINGFEVCKALRENELTRGTPIMAVTCLSKEQDIERIFSCGADEYLAKPFKVDQMLEKVRELLGRGRIVE